From a single Camelus bactrianus isolate YW-2024 breed Bactrian camel chromosome 11, ASM4877302v1, whole genome shotgun sequence genomic region:
- the LOC105068016 gene encoding melanopsin yields the protein MNPPSGPRVPPGPAQEPSCMATPASPSRWDSSRSSASSLDHPPPISPTAARAQAAAWVPFPTVDVPDHAHYTLGTVILLVGLTGMLGNLTVIYTFCRSRGLRTPANIFIINLAVSDFLMSFTQAPVFFASSLYKQWLFGEAGCEFYAFCGALFGITSMITLTAIALDRYLVITRPLATVGMVSKRRAALVLLGVWLYALAWSLPPFFGWSAYVPEGLLTSCSWDYMSFTPSVRAYTMLLFCFVFFLPLLVIVYCYIFIFKAIRETGRSLQTFRACEGGGECPRQRQRLQNEWKMAKIELLVILLFVLSWAPYSTVALLGFAGYAHVLTPYMNSVPAVIAKASAIYNPIIYAITHPKYRMAIAQHLPCLGVLLGVSGQRTGPYTSYRSTHRSTLSSQASDFSWISGRRRQASLGSESEVGWTDTEATAAWGPAHQVSGWSPCGQGLEDVEAKSPPRPQGQEAEALGKTKGLLPSLDPRM from the exons ATGAACCCTCCTTCGGGGCCGAGAGTCCCGCCGGGCCCAGCCCAGGAGCCCAGCTGCATGgccaccccagcctcccccagcagGTGGGACAGCTCCCGGAGCAGTGCCTCCAGCCTGGACCACCCTCCGCCCATCAGCCCCACG GCCGCCAGGGCTCAGGCTGCTGCCTGGGTCCCCTTCCCCACGGTCGATGTTCCAGACCACGCCCACTACACCCTGGGCACTGTGATCCTGCTGGTGGGGCTCACGGGGATGCTGGGCAATCTGACGGTCATCTATACCTTCTGCAG GAGCAGAGGCCTCAGGACACCTGCCAACATCTTCATTATCAACCTCGCAGTCAGCGACTTCCTCATGTCCTTCACCCAGGCCCCCGTCTTCTTCGCCAGCAGCCTCTACAAGCAGTGGCTCTTTGGGGAAGCAG GCTGTGAATTCTATGCCTTCTGTGGGGCTCTCTTTGGCATCACCTCCATGATTACCCTGACGGCCATCGCCCTGGACCGCTACCTGGTGATCACGCGCCCACTGGCCACCGTCGGGATGGTGTCCAAGAGGCGGGCGGCGCTTGTCCTGCTGGGCGTCTGGCTCTATGCCCTGGCTTGGAGTCTGCCACCCTTCTTTGGCTGGA GTGCCTACGTGCCCGAGGGGCTGCTGACCTCTTGCTCCTGGGACTACATGAGCTTCACGCCGTCAGTGCGCGCCTACACCATGCTGCTCTTCTGCTTCGTGTTCTTCCTGCCCCTGCTCGTCATCGTCTACTGCTACATCTTCATCTTCAAGGCCATCCGGGAGACAGGCCG ATCTCTCCAGACATTCAGGGCCTGCGAGGGCGGCGGTGAGTGCCCCCGGCAACGGCAGCGGCTgcaaaatgaatggaaaatggCCAAGATCGAGCTGCTGGTCATCCTTCTCTTTGTGCTCTCCTGGGCCCCCTACTCCACTGTGGCCCTGCTGGGCTTTGCTGG GTACGCACATGTCCTGACGCCCTACATGAACTCGGTGCCAGCTGTCATCGCCAAGGCCTCTGCCATCTACAACCCCATCATCTACGCCATCACGCACCCCAAGTACAG AATGGCCATCGCCCAGCACCTGCCCTGCCTGGGGGTGCTGCTGGGCGTGTCGGGTCAGCGCACTGGCCCGTACACCAGCTACCGCTCCACCCACCGCTCCACACTGAGCAGCCAGGCCTCGGACTTCAGCTGGATCTCCGGACGGAGGCGTCAGGCATCCCTGGGTTCCGAGAGCGAGGTG GGCTGGACAGACACGGAGGCCACTGCTGCTTGGGGGCCTGCCCATCAAGTGAGTGGATGGTCCCCCTGCGGTCAGGGCCTGGAGGATGTGGAAGCCAAGAgccctcccaggccccagggaCAGGAAGCAGAGGCTCTCGGGAAG ACCAAGGGGCTGCtccccagcctggaccccaggaTGTAG